A window of the Scylla paramamosain isolate STU-SP2022 chromosome 34, ASM3559412v1, whole genome shotgun sequence genome harbors these coding sequences:
- the LOC135090153 gene encoding serine/arginine-rich splicing factor 7-like isoform X2: MSSDSEEENGVQRDAEDSDGGNYSRHSRSRSRSHSSGRTPPRDDDMDDDQHGQDRKENGMRGGGSDEYNSKKYDGQRNASRSKSPENKDAMEWSAPPTMDDNKRASRSRSKSKPRDQDVAKEQKSSSSSSKKKSRSRRSRSRSRSKRRSRSRRRSRSRSRSYNSRSRRRSRSRSRRRSRSRSRRRSRTRSRSRSGTPVDGARLHVAELDVDTRKRDLERVFEKYGRLREIWMARNPPCFAFVVYAHQKDADRALKETDGITIGHCRIKVTQARPRVRGGRMRGGYDPNLRCYQCGELGHFSRNCTDTKFGYKRPPTPPGMETSGKRKGKFP, from the exons ATGTCATCAGattcagaggaagaaaatggtgtGCAGCGTGATGCAGAGGACAGTGATGGAGGCAACTATAGCCGCCACTCTCGGTCCCGCTCGCGCTCCCACTCCTCAGGCAGGACGCCCCCAAGGGATGATGACATGGATGATGATCAGCATGGACAGGACCGGAAGGAGAATGGGATGAGGGGTGGAGGAAGTGACGAGTACAACTCAAAGAAGTACGACGGACAGAGAAACGCCAGCCGTTCAAAATCCCCAGAGAACAAGGACGCCATGGAGTGGTCTGCACCCCCCACGATGGACGACAACAAGAGGGCCTCGCGCAGCCGCAGCAAGAGCAAGCCGAGGGATCAGGATGTAGCCAAGGAACAGAAGTCAAGCAGTAGCTCATCCAAGAAGAAGTCGCGTTCAAGGCGGTCACGCTCTCGCTCCAGAAGCAAGAGAAGGTCACGGAGTCGGAGGCGCTCAAGGTCGCGTTCCCGCTCCTACAACTCTAG GTCCCGTAGAAGATCCCGTTCTAGGTCACGGAGGAGGTCACGATCACGGTCTCGCAGAAGATCACGCACAAGGTCAAGGTCGAGGAGTGGCACACCTGTGGATGGGGCGCGACTTCATGTGGCTGAGCTGG ATGTAGACACCCGTAAACGTGATCTTGAGCGTGTGTTTGAGAAATACGGCCGGCTGAGGGAGATCTGGATGGCCCGCAACCCTCCGTGTTTTGCCTTTGTGGTGTATGCTCACCAGAAAGATGCTGACCGTGCTCTTAAAGAGACTGATGGCAt CACAATTGGCCACTGCCGCATTAAGGTGACCCAAGCCAGGCCACGAGTGCGGGGAGGCCGGATGAGAGGTGGCTATGACCCCAACCTGCGCTGCTATCAGTGTGGTGAACTTGGTCACTTCTCCCGCAACTGTACTGACACCAAGTTTGGCTACAAGCGGCCTCCCACACCGCCAGG CATGGAGACGTCGGGGAAGCGAAAGGGCAAGTTTCCTTAG
- the LOC135090153 gene encoding serine/arginine-rich splicing factor 7-like isoform X3 — translation MSSDSEEENGVQRDAEDSDGGNYSRHSRSRSRSHSSGRTPPRDDDMDDDQHGQDRKENGMRGGGSDEYNSKKYDGQRNASRSKSPENKDAMEWSAPPTMDDNKRASRSRSKSKPRDQDVAKEQKSSSSSSKKKSRSRRSRSRSRSKRRSRSRRRSRSRSRSYNSRSRRRSRSRSRRRSRSRSRRRSRTRSRSRSGTPVDGARLHVAELDVDTRKRDLERVFEKYGRLREIWMARNPPCFAFVVYAHQKDADRALKETDGITIGHCRIKVTQARPRVRGGRMRGGYDPNLRCYQCGELGHFSRNCTDTKFGYKRPPTPPGVRESYHPRLV, via the exons ATGTCATCAGattcagaggaagaaaatggtgtGCAGCGTGATGCAGAGGACAGTGATGGAGGCAACTATAGCCGCCACTCTCGGTCCCGCTCGCGCTCCCACTCCTCAGGCAGGACGCCCCCAAGGGATGATGACATGGATGATGATCAGCATGGACAGGACCGGAAGGAGAATGGGATGAGGGGTGGAGGAAGTGACGAGTACAACTCAAAGAAGTACGACGGACAGAGAAACGCCAGCCGTTCAAAATCCCCAGAGAACAAGGACGCCATGGAGTGGTCTGCACCCCCCACGATGGACGACAACAAGAGGGCCTCGCGCAGCCGCAGCAAGAGCAAGCCGAGGGATCAGGATGTAGCCAAGGAACAGAAGTCAAGCAGTAGCTCATCCAAGAAGAAGTCGCGTTCAAGGCGGTCACGCTCTCGCTCCAGAAGCAAGAGAAGGTCACGGAGTCGGAGGCGCTCAAGGTCGCGTTCCCGCTCCTACAACTCTAG GTCCCGTAGAAGATCCCGTTCTAGGTCACGGAGGAGGTCACGATCACGGTCTCGCAGAAGATCACGCACAAGGTCAAGGTCGAGGAGTGGCACACCTGTGGATGGGGCGCGACTTCATGTGGCTGAGCTGG ATGTAGACACCCGTAAACGTGATCTTGAGCGTGTGTTTGAGAAATACGGCCGGCTGAGGGAGATCTGGATGGCCCGCAACCCTCCGTGTTTTGCCTTTGTGGTGTATGCTCACCAGAAAGATGCTGACCGTGCTCTTAAAGAGACTGATGGCAt CACAATTGGCCACTGCCGCATTAAGGTGACCCAAGCCAGGCCACGAGTGCGGGGAGGCCGGATGAGAGGTGGCTATGACCCCAACCTGCGCTGCTATCAGTGTGGTGAACTTGGTCACTTCTCCCGCAACTGTACTGACACCAAGTTTGGCTACAAGCGGCCTCCCACACCGCCAGG agtgagggagagttaCCACCCTCGACTTGTTTGA
- the LOC135090153 gene encoding arginine/serine-rich coiled-coil protein 2-like isoform X1 — translation MSSDSEEENGVQRDAEDSDGGNYSRHSRSRSRSHSSGRTPPRDDDMDDDQHGQDRKENGMRGGGSDEYNSKKYDGQRNASRSKSPENKDAMEWSAPPTMDDNKRASRSRSKSKPRDQDVAKEQKSSSSSSKKKSRSRRSRSRSRSKRRSRSRRRSRSRSRSYNSRSRRRSRSRSRRRSRSRSRRRSRTRSRSRSGTPVDGARLHVAELDVDTRKRDLERVFEKYGRLREIWMARNPPCFAFVVYAHQKDADRALKETDGITIGHCRIKVTQARPRVRGGRMRGGYDPNLRCYQCGELGHFSRNCTDTKFGYKRPPTPPGSHRRGRHRSRSRSRSRYRSRSRSRS, via the exons ATGTCATCAGattcagaggaagaaaatggtgtGCAGCGTGATGCAGAGGACAGTGATGGAGGCAACTATAGCCGCCACTCTCGGTCCCGCTCGCGCTCCCACTCCTCAGGCAGGACGCCCCCAAGGGATGATGACATGGATGATGATCAGCATGGACAGGACCGGAAGGAGAATGGGATGAGGGGTGGAGGAAGTGACGAGTACAACTCAAAGAAGTACGACGGACAGAGAAACGCCAGCCGTTCAAAATCCCCAGAGAACAAGGACGCCATGGAGTGGTCTGCACCCCCCACGATGGACGACAACAAGAGGGCCTCGCGCAGCCGCAGCAAGAGCAAGCCGAGGGATCAGGATGTAGCCAAGGAACAGAAGTCAAGCAGTAGCTCATCCAAGAAGAAGTCGCGTTCAAGGCGGTCACGCTCTCGCTCCAGAAGCAAGAGAAGGTCACGGAGTCGGAGGCGCTCAAGGTCGCGTTCCCGCTCCTACAACTCTAG GTCCCGTAGAAGATCCCGTTCTAGGTCACGGAGGAGGTCACGATCACGGTCTCGCAGAAGATCACGCACAAGGTCAAGGTCGAGGAGTGGCACACCTGTGGATGGGGCGCGACTTCATGTGGCTGAGCTGG ATGTAGACACCCGTAAACGTGATCTTGAGCGTGTGTTTGAGAAATACGGCCGGCTGAGGGAGATCTGGATGGCCCGCAACCCTCCGTGTTTTGCCTTTGTGGTGTATGCTCACCAGAAAGATGCTGACCGTGCTCTTAAAGAGACTGATGGCAt CACAATTGGCCACTGCCGCATTAAGGTGACCCAAGCCAGGCCACGAGTGCGGGGAGGCCGGATGAGAGGTGGCTATGACCCCAACCTGCGCTGCTATCAGTGTGGTGAACTTGGTCACTTCTCCCGCAACTGTACTGACACCAAGTTTGGCTACAAGCGGCCTCCCACACCGCCAGG GTCCCACCGCCGGGGACGCCACCGCTCACGCTCCAGGTCACGGTCTCGCTACCGCAGCCGCTCCAGGTCTCGGTCGTGA
- the LOC135090154 gene encoding sequestosome-1-like isoform X2, whose protein sequence is MPEEASMSFKVYLDLGGGKQEVRRFGLPETVATNYNVLREKICSIFGLSHQDALLSWKDAEGDSITISSDDELMEAVADSVSNSSVQLVRISVVEGNSRSQLGPSSPSGSQGNQQGDVHPGVTCDSCNGKVQGFRYKCVTCPDFDLCGACETKGQHKEHRMMRFPKPQDAGGPWFFWKESEDGPGHFSTHFGMHGKGGGGGFSSSTSFGGCGGAGGMRGGGGGGGGGGGGGGGGGGGWWGVGGPRGRHCRRGHGGRDRGGWPNWWGRSWGGRNWAGCAQGQTMSSDCGGQQQQQQSSCGQSQQQQCQSSGGSPRDDHQCEAATCPFTGQEAEMPTPEQVAEEAKHMAEQMAQQAAQQAHHFASHYASDQLANVMRGIWTAWTGQQGQNGTTTSSSSSSSSHSHSSSTSGDAPKESTSAEQEKSKEARQSIDVEVAVEHNGIRQRCSLGENVASPTPASPAREPESSVASVASGGSVHMEVQTECPSGAQNKDLEVMDVSSPAPEASQSGGEQMEGQSGSPEPEDWTLVNQEASSEASAPVSDAAPHTEQGEKKVSYPDLTELTPHPDPKIQRALEHMSAMGYSNDGGWLTNLLEMKQGDINQVLDLLQPVNK, encoded by the exons ATGCCTGAGGAGGCCAGCATGAGCTTCAAGGTGTACCTGGACTTGGGTGGAGGCAAGCAGGAGGTGCGGAGGTTTGGCCTGCCAGAGACTGTGGCCACAAACTACAATGTCCTGCGGGAGAAGATCTGCAGCATCTTTGGTCTCTCTCACCAGGATGCCCTTCTCTCCTGGAAGG ATGCTGAAGGTGACTCCATCACTATATCCTCTGATGATGAGTTGATGGAGGCTGTAGCAGACAGTGTTAGCAACTCGAGTGTTCAGCTGGTGCGCATCAGTGTGGTGGAGGGCAACAGTCGCTCCCAGCTTGGCCCCAGCAGTCCCAGTGGTTCTCAGG GTAACCAGCAGGGTGATGTGCATCCTGGAGTGACCTGTGACAGCTGCAATGGGAAGGTTCAGGGCTTCCGCTACAAGTGTGTTACTTGCCCTGACTTTGACCTGTGTGGTGCGTGTGAAACCAAGGGCCAGCACAAGGAGCACAGAATGATGCGCTTCCCCAAACCACAAGATGCA ggaggCCCTTGGTTCTTCtggaaggagagtgaagatgGACCAGGCCACTTCTCAACTCACTTTGGGATGCATGgcaaaggtggaggtggaggcttCTCCTCTTCAACATCATTCGGCGGGTGTGGCGGTGCTGGAGGcatgcgtggtggtggtggtggtggtggtggtggtgggggtggtggtgggggtggtggtggaggctggtGGGGAGTTGGTGGTCCCCGTGGCCGACACTGCAGACGGGGACACGGTGGTCGGGACCGTGGAGGCTGGCCAAACTGGTGGGGCCGAAGCTGGGGCGGCAGGAACTGGGCTGGCTGTGCTCAGGGACAGACAATGAGCTCAGACTGTGGaggtcagcagcagcagcaacagtcaTCATGTGGCCAGTCACAGCAACAGCAGTGTCAGAGCAGTGGAGGTTCCCCAAGGGATGACCACCAGTGTGAGGCTGCCACATGCCCCTTCACTGGCCAGGAAGCAGAAATGCCCACCCCTGAGCAGGTAGCAGAGGAAGCCAAGCACATGGCAGAGCAGATGGCACAGCAGGCAGCACAGCAGGCCCACCACTTTGCCTCACACTACGCCTCAGACCAGCTGGCCAATGTAATGCGAGGAATCTGGACTGCTTGGACTGGCCAGCAGGGACAGAATGGCACCACCacttccagctcctcctccagctcttccCACTCCCATTCCAGCAGCACAAGTGGAGATGCCCCCAAGGAGAGCACATCAGCAGAACAGGAGAAGAGCAAGGAGGCCAGACAGA GCATTGATGTGGAGGTTGCTGTGGAGCACAACGGCATCCGACAGCGGTGCAGTCTTGGAGAAAATGTTGCTTCACCCACACCTGCCAGCCCTGCCAGGGAGCCAGAGTCTTCAGTAGCATCTGTGGCATCAGGGGGAAGTGTGCACATGGAGGTTCAGACAGAATGTCCCTCAGGAGCCCAGAACAAAGATCTAGAAGTCATGGATGTATCCAGCCCAGCTCCAGAGGCCAGCCAAAGTGGTGGTGAGCAAATGGAAGGTCAATCTGGTTCCCCTGAACCTGAGGACTGGACGCTGGTGAATCAGGAAGCCTCCAGTGAGGCTTCTGCTCCTGTGTCAGATGCTGCACCTCACACAgagcagggagagaagaaggttTCCTACCCAGATTTGACTGAATTGACACCTCATCCTG ATCCTAAGATACAGCGAGCCCTGGAGCACATGTCAGCAATGGGGTACAGCAATGATGGAGGCTGGCTCACCAACCTCCTGGAGATGAAGCAGGGAGACATCAACCAGGTGCTGGATCTTCTGCAGCCAGTCAATAAGTAG
- the LOC135090154 gene encoding sequestosome-1-like isoform X1, producing MPEEASMSFKVYLDLGGGKQEVRRFGLPETVATNYNVLREKICSIFGLSHQDALLSWKDAEGDSITISSDDELMEAVADSVSNSSVQLVRISVVEGNSRSQLGPSSPSGSQGNQQGDVHPGVTCDSCNGKVQGFRYKCVTCPDFDLCGACETKGQHKEHRMMRFPKPQDAGGPWFFWKESEDGPGHFSTHFGMHGKGGGGGFSSSTSFGGCGGAGGMRGGGGGGGGGGGGGGGGGGGWWGVGGPRGRHCRRGHGGRDRGGWPNWWGRSWGGRNWAGCAQGQTMSSDCGGQQQQQQSSCGQSQQQQCQSSGGSPRDDHQCEAATCPFTGQEAEMPTPEQVAEEAKHMAEQMAQQAAQQAHHFASHYASDQLANVMRGIWTAWTGQQGQNGTTTSSSSSSSSHSHSSSTSGDAPKESTSAEQEKSKEARQSKEAPCSAGEEYLRSVGETVANILDPLGIDVEVAVEHNGIRQRCSLGENVASPTPASPAREPESSVASVASGGSVHMEVQTECPSGAQNKDLEVMDVSSPAPEASQSGGEQMEGQSGSPEPEDWTLVNQEASSEASAPVSDAAPHTEQGEKKVSYPDLTELTPHPDPKIQRALEHMSAMGYSNDGGWLTNLLEMKQGDINQVLDLLQPVNK from the exons ATGCCTGAGGAGGCCAGCATGAGCTTCAAGGTGTACCTGGACTTGGGTGGAGGCAAGCAGGAGGTGCGGAGGTTTGGCCTGCCAGAGACTGTGGCCACAAACTACAATGTCCTGCGGGAGAAGATCTGCAGCATCTTTGGTCTCTCTCACCAGGATGCCCTTCTCTCCTGGAAGG ATGCTGAAGGTGACTCCATCACTATATCCTCTGATGATGAGTTGATGGAGGCTGTAGCAGACAGTGTTAGCAACTCGAGTGTTCAGCTGGTGCGCATCAGTGTGGTGGAGGGCAACAGTCGCTCCCAGCTTGGCCCCAGCAGTCCCAGTGGTTCTCAGG GTAACCAGCAGGGTGATGTGCATCCTGGAGTGACCTGTGACAGCTGCAATGGGAAGGTTCAGGGCTTCCGCTACAAGTGTGTTACTTGCCCTGACTTTGACCTGTGTGGTGCGTGTGAAACCAAGGGCCAGCACAAGGAGCACAGAATGATGCGCTTCCCCAAACCACAAGATGCA ggaggCCCTTGGTTCTTCtggaaggagagtgaagatgGACCAGGCCACTTCTCAACTCACTTTGGGATGCATGgcaaaggtggaggtggaggcttCTCCTCTTCAACATCATTCGGCGGGTGTGGCGGTGCTGGAGGcatgcgtggtggtggtggtggtggtggtggtggtgggggtggtggtgggggtggtggtggaggctggtGGGGAGTTGGTGGTCCCCGTGGCCGACACTGCAGACGGGGACACGGTGGTCGGGACCGTGGAGGCTGGCCAAACTGGTGGGGCCGAAGCTGGGGCGGCAGGAACTGGGCTGGCTGTGCTCAGGGACAGACAATGAGCTCAGACTGTGGaggtcagcagcagcagcaacagtcaTCATGTGGCCAGTCACAGCAACAGCAGTGTCAGAGCAGTGGAGGTTCCCCAAGGGATGACCACCAGTGTGAGGCTGCCACATGCCCCTTCACTGGCCAGGAAGCAGAAATGCCCACCCCTGAGCAGGTAGCAGAGGAAGCCAAGCACATGGCAGAGCAGATGGCACAGCAGGCAGCACAGCAGGCCCACCACTTTGCCTCACACTACGCCTCAGACCAGCTGGCCAATGTAATGCGAGGAATCTGGACTGCTTGGACTGGCCAGCAGGGACAGAATGGCACCACCacttccagctcctcctccagctcttccCACTCCCATTCCAGCAGCACAAGTGGAGATGCCCCCAAGGAGAGCACATCAGCAGAACAGGAGAAGAGCAAGGAGGCCAGACAGAGTAAGGAAGCTCCATGTTCTGCAGGGGAGGAATATCTTAGGAGTGTTGGTGAAACAGTGGCCAATATACTAGATCCTCTTG GCATTGATGTGGAGGTTGCTGTGGAGCACAACGGCATCCGACAGCGGTGCAGTCTTGGAGAAAATGTTGCTTCACCCACACCTGCCAGCCCTGCCAGGGAGCCAGAGTCTTCAGTAGCATCTGTGGCATCAGGGGGAAGTGTGCACATGGAGGTTCAGACAGAATGTCCCTCAGGAGCCCAGAACAAAGATCTAGAAGTCATGGATGTATCCAGCCCAGCTCCAGAGGCCAGCCAAAGTGGTGGTGAGCAAATGGAAGGTCAATCTGGTTCCCCTGAACCTGAGGACTGGACGCTGGTGAATCAGGAAGCCTCCAGTGAGGCTTCTGCTCCTGTGTCAGATGCTGCACCTCACACAgagcagggagagaagaaggttTCCTACCCAGATTTGACTGAATTGACACCTCATCCTG ATCCTAAGATACAGCGAGCCCTGGAGCACATGTCAGCAATGGGGTACAGCAATGATGGAGGCTGGCTCACCAACCTCCTGGAGATGAAGCAGGGAGACATCAACCAGGTGCTGGATCTTCTGCAGCCAGTCAATAAGTAG